The Candidatus Zixiibacteriota bacterium region CGAGTCGATCATGGTGACATCGCCTGCGGTCATGCCTTTTTGCACCAACGCCGAGAAGCCACCGAGATAGTCGACACCGAGTTCAGCGGCACACTCGTCCAACGTCTTGGCAATGTTCACAAATGTTTCATGCGAGTGTCCGTCGGCGATTATTGCGATAGGTGACACGGCCAGACGTTTGTTGGCAATAGGTATCCCGAAATCGCTGGAGACCGTCTCGACTGTCTTGACATGGTGCTCCCCCACTCTCAGCAACTTCTCTCGGATATTAGACGCCAGCTTGCCCGGGTCCGGGCTGGCGCAATCGCGCAGGGAGATACCGAGTGTCACGGTTCTTATGTCGAGGTGTTGCACCTCGGTCATGTGAATCGTTTCGACTATTTCGTTCGGATCGTAGGGCATGGGCTCGCTCAATCTATCAATAAGGGTACTTAAGCTTTGTCCGCAACTCCAGCTTTGACTCGTACAGTCCTATATAGATGTTCGTTCAACTCGGTCAGAGCATCAGTCAGATCTGTAATGAGCTTCGATTTGACGGTCACTTTCTGTCCTATAGGACATAGCTTTATGCGATCATGGACGTACTTATTCATTTCAGCTCGATTATGCACGACAAGGTTTCGAGTGTAATAGGCAGCCCTGAGATCGGACCACTTGAGTAGGTCTTGGCTAATGTGAACAGTCATACGTTCCTGAAAAAACTTTGCAATGCCGTCGATGCTCTCATGACCAAGTCGGTCTAACTCCCGATCAATAATGTTGTTCTTCAACTGCTTTACAGAAGACGCTGACAAGATTTCGCTATAGTCGAGGGACTTCCGTTGTTGACCATCCCGCTGATTTGAACCACCAATTAGTTGTCCAGGCCTACATGCGAAGAACACTCGCACATACTCTTTCACGATTTCTTCAAACAACATAATCCCATAGACGAGTGCGATCTTATTGACGATGGCTATGCTGTACGGAAAACCTGTTTGACTCACTCGCTGTTGCCAACTCGGGAACCGGGCTTTTCGCTCTCTTGCTACTGCTTCTATGAGGGCGTCCTTGTACTCCTCACCCTTTGGAGGCTCACCAAGTGGGCCTGGCTTGGCTTCTAACTTCACAACTTGGGGGGCTTTCTGGGCCGCGTCGACCACTTCTTCAATAAATGCGTTGACGGACTTTTTAGTTTCCTCGTGGGCTTTCTCTCCAACCAGTGCTACGAATCTGGACAACTCAGTGATGCTCTTCTTGAAGTGGCTCTTAAGCTCCCTGAGATTCTCTTTTGCTGCCTTTTTGGTCACGCGCCTATATCCTGTGCATGTACCTGAAAATGTCCTCGTGCATGACATAAACCTTCATGCCGAGTTGCGTTTCGGTCTCCTGCAAACGTTCCCGCAAACCACTGAAGTCAACAGTACTCCCCTCGATGTTCACGATCATTATCATCGAGAAGAAATCCTGCAACAACGTCTGCGAAATGTCCTCGATAGAACAATTACTTTCGGCCAGCACAGAGGTCAACGCCGCGCCGACACCGGGACGGTCCTTGCCGAAAGCTGCGATTATCACACGCGTCTTGTCGGACTTTTCGATCTGTTGGTAGAGCCCGCCTTGTGCTTCCACCAACGCTTCGTCGGGAGGGGGCAGCTGGGAACCCACAGGCCCGCTATGGCGGGGTGGGCCACCCACGGGCGAAGATGGACTCCCGCCTTCGCGGGAATGACTGGAGGGGGCTTCCTCGTAGGGCGGGTCCGTCTTCGAACCCGCCTTTGGTGGCAGGTCTGGTGGCGAAGCCACTTCTTGTCGCTTCGTGACCTGTTCATTTTCATTGGCTGCCGGCGTGTCGCACGTCGCGCCTTCGACTTCGGGGTTGCCGCGTTGTTGGTTGAGTTGGTCGACGACACGGTCGATCACCTGGCGCAACGCTTTGGCGTCGAGTTTAGTCCCGGACTGTCCGGCGACGATCTCGGCGATCTTGCCTATTTCAAAGTCTGATAAGCTCATGTTACCATTCCATCTTTATCCTTCACATTCCACAGCAAGCTGGGGGTACACCAGTCACGCGCGTAGCGCGAAAAACAGGCTTGCCTGTCACCCTTCGACTCCGCTCAGGGTGACACCGATAAATCGGTTTCTCGCCTTCGGCGTTGGAGTCTTGGCGAGCACGGATGGATTCCCGCCTTCGCGGGAATGACAGCAAAGTTGCATCGCAGTATATCCGTCAACTGATCTACATTCCTAATGATCCCACAGCCCAGCCGGGGCAGGGTGGGCCACCGTCTTCCTTCCCCTCTCGAGAGGGGTGTCGCGCCGAAGGCGTGACGGGGTGTGTTCTTTGGGAGTTCGAATCAATAACACACCCCTAAACCGACTCTCAAGAGGGGACTTTGAAAAACACACTAACCTCATGCCGAGCGGAGTCGAAGCATGACGTTTTACTGTCGGTAAACACCCTTCGACTGCGCTCAGGGTGACACCGATAAATCGGTTTCTCGCCTTCGGCGTTGAAGTCTTGGCGAGCACGGATGGATTCCCGCCTTTGCGGGAATGACTGTGTGGTTCCATTACAGTATATCCTTCAACAACTCCGCGCGCGGGGAGGGGATCACTTCGATATTGACCAACATCCCGCTTCGTGAAATCACTTCACGGCCCGCTTCCACCGCCGAACGCACGGCGCCGATCGGACCGGTCAGCGTAACAAACGCTTTCCCACCAAGGGCCATGGCCAGTTTGATTTCAATCAGCTTAACATCGGCGGCCTTAGCGGCGGCATCGGCCCCTTCGATCAACGAGGCGACCGAAAACGACTCGATAATGCCCAGTGCATCGAGTTTGCTCACATCGGTTGAAGACGACATAGCCGGGAAAACATCCGGATGAACATTCGGAATCACGAACGAGTCGATCACCGTTTCATTTCCGTGCTGCTCACCGGCGTCTATAGATGCCTGCACCGCCTGTACATCACCGGCGATCAAGTTGATAAACTTGCCGGAACAGATCGTGCGGCTGAGCACCAGTTCGACCGCCGCCGCTTTCATCATGGCATCGGCCGAGCCGATACCACGGGCGATTGAACTGTATTCTATAAGGCCGATTGCGTTGTAAGCCATCTGTTAATTACTCTCGATTCTAATGCCGTCGTCAATGTGCGTCACCCGTCCGTCGATTGATGCATGCACAGTCGCACCGATTGTTCCTTCCGGTATCTCGCCGATCTTCTGTCCCTTCGTGACATTTTCGCCAACCTCTACCAGCGGGACAGCCGGGTATCCAAAGTGCTGTTTCAAAGGTATCACTACCTGCTCGGGTTGGAAACCGTTTTCTACATATTCCGCCGGTCTATCATACGGCATCAAACCAAGCTTGCGAGTCAGACGTTTGATAGACACTTTGCGGTCGGCCTGCATCGGATGGGCCTTAAGGTCGTGATCCGGCGGTGTGTAGGGCAGATTTTTCAATTGGACATTGACCTTGGAACGGACACAGGCTTGTTTGGGATCGAGATCCTCCGGGCAGGCGTAAAGCGAGCAGAGATTGCACTCGCAACAATTGAGGGCGAACTTACTCCAGAAATCTTCTTTCTCACCGGCAAAACCCAGAGTTCGCATCACTTTGTGTGGCTCGATCTCATAGCCCAAAAGATACCTGGGGCAAAACTCGGTGCAGTAGGTGCACTGGTCGCACGCCGACTGACCTATCTTCTTGATCTCAGGTATCGTCTGGCTGCGACGACGGATCAGGGTGTGATCCACCGGCAGCACGATGTATCCTCCGCTTGTTTTTGTGACAGGGGATGACAAATGGGTCACCAGTGTACCCATCATAGCGCCGCCATCGAGCAAGGCGATATCGCCTTCGCATGAGGGTCCTTCAGCCAGTCGCAATAGATCGGAAAAGCTGGTTCCAATTGGCACTTTCAGCGTAATCGGTCTGTTCACCGCCCCGGCTATGGTGATAAACTTCTCGGTCACCGGGATGTCGCTGGCGGCATTGGCTACATTCAGAAGCGTCTCGACATTTGAGACAACGCAGCCGATATCGACCGGGTAGCCACCATACGGAATCAGTCGCTGGGTTGCTTCAAAGACGAGCACGTACTCGTCTCCGGCCGGGTAGTAGTCACCCATTTCGAATATCTCGAAACCGGTGTCGCCGAAGATGCGCCTGAACTGTCCGATAGCTTCTGAGTTTTTGGCTTTGATTCCGAGAATCGTGCGCGAGGCACCCACAGCTTCGGAGGCCAGTTCCATGCCCTGCTTGACCTCGTTCGGAAAGCGCAGCATGAGTTCTTTGTCTTTGGACAAAAGCGGTTCACACTCGGCGCCGTTGGCCAGCATTATCTCAACGTTGGCGTCGAACTTTATGTGGGCGGGGAACCCGGCGCCACCGGCACCCACGATGCCGGCCTGTTTTACTTGTTCAACTATTTTATGCACTCGGAACGGTCCCGTTATCCAATCTAAATCGCACCTTTGTCATGCCGAGCGCAGTCGAGGCATGATCTTTCCGATATATCTCTCACCCTTCGACTGCGCTCAGGGTGACCAATGGATTCCCGCCTTCGCGGGAATGACGGCAATTGTGCTCCCGCACAACCGCATGTAGAGCGAAAAACACACTTGTGTGTCCTCTCTAGAGAGGGGTGCCCCGCCGACGGCGGGGCGGGGTGTGTTCTTCACGCAATGAAATCAATAACACACCCCTAAACCGACTCTCAAGAGGGGACTTATAAGACTGCGCTCTTCCTGAAAGACGCTTTCTGCAATGACCGACAAATCGACCTCACAAAAGAGGCTAAACCTCAACATCCGATTCGAGCTGCTGAGCCCGTCGGTGATTAATACGCTCCAAAAGCCCACCGGAGCGAACAACAATGTAAACTATGGCAACAATCGCACCCAGTCCGACCACGGCGGCGACAATATAGTACCACTTGAGATTACGCATCATGAAATCCTTCATGCTTCATGCACCGATTTTTTGAAAGTGATCTTCTCGGGGTCCAGATCACCTCTGTAAAACTGCTCTTTGACCTCGTACTCATCGATGATTCCGACCACAGCCGCCTCGATCGATGAGTCGTCATTCTCCACGGCCAACCTGGCCGCGCGTCCATAAGCCACCATCACCAACTCCCCCTCACCGGCGCCGAGGATATCGGCCGCTACTACCGTGTCGGTGTTGGGTGCTTTATCGAGGTTATACGGCTGGATGATGAGGAATTTCATCCCCTCGGTGTTGGCGGTTTTTCGAGTAGCCCACAGCGACCCGACAACTCTTCCGATAAACATGCTTTAATCCATATCTATGACGCGTCTGATAGCGTCGATTAGCTGTTGTTTGTTTGCTTTTGAAACCTCGCGCCCTTTCAAGTGTAACCGCTTGAGTCCACGGGCCACCTGGCGCAGTTCGACCACGGTCATGTTTTCGAGATCGTGCGGATCAGCACCTGGAGTTCGATCCACGACCTGCGAAGGCGCCGACGATTTAGGCGGAGCTATCGGGGCCCTACCCGACAATCCGCCGGGAACAGTAGGGCTGGGCGGCGTGGGAGCGGAGTCGTAACTCAGTGGCGGGCGGTCGTCACCGGGACGGAACTGCGAGTTGTATACTTTTGTCGGGATGAGCGGCGACAAACCATCGTCGGGATTGGGGATGACATGTACCGCGACCAGTTCACCGATTCGTTCCACTGCCTGAGCTGCGGCCTCTACAGAAGCCTGTACGGCTCCGAGTTCACCCTCGATTCGTATGATCATCATACTGGCACCGGTATACTCAACCGACGCGACCACTACCGCAGCCGCCTTGGCGGCGGCATCGGTGGCCTCGATAGTGCTTATCAAGCCACGCGTTTCTATAAGGCCGAGGGCGTATTTGGACATTGCCTAAGAATAAGTCAAAGCGGTCCAAAAGTAAACCGGTAGCACTGTGCGACCGGGTAAAAAAAGCGGGGCGGCATTCCAGAGAGCCCGTTGAAATACCGCCCCGAGATAGTGGGCCACCCGCACTCCCCTCGAATGCGGGTGGCCTGTCCTCAGAGAAAAAACATCCAAGCACATTTTACAGCGCTCAGGGAGCAAAAATGACAGTCAACATGTATGCAACCGGTATGCCGCATCTCCCTGGAGTCGCCTATTAGCGCCCATAACCTACAGTGTGCCAACCGATTACCGTAAGCCCCCGCCAGAATTGAGGATTCGCCTGCAAATTCGATTCGTACAGATGTACGAGCGAAAACGCACAAAAAAAGCGGCAAGCGCCTGTAATACAGACGCTTACCGCAACCAAGGAGTGATCTATCGTTTCGTCGCTCAATACGAAAATGTTGCCTGATACAGGGCTAAGTCGCCGCAGCTAAGGTAGGCAGGCCGGGCCACCGGTATTGATACGCATCAAATGTGGCCTCGTCAGGCCCACGTTGGCATCTGCTCAACCGCGCCGAAGCTTCACCATGCATCCAGGAACAAGCCTGCTGCCTGGGCTAGCTGGCCTGCCCTGACTGGGGCACAATGTCGTATCGTTTTAGTTTCGTTCGCACGGTAGCCTCGTGGATACCGAGCATCCGGGCCGCCTCGGATTTATTTCCTCCGGCGGTGATTAGTGCCTCCACTATCAATTGACGTTCAAACTGCTCAACCCGCTCGAACAAGGAACTGCCGGCTGATGCAGATTCGGTCGTGAATAGGGTTCGCGACAGCTCAACTAAGTCTTTGTCGGCTACCAGGTCGGCCATGACCTCAAGCCGTTTGACCTTGTTGAACAGGTCCCGTGTATTGCCGGGCCAGTCGTAGGCCACAAACTGGCGCACTAACTCCATCGGCGGCTTCTGACCCTCGGCCAAAAGCTTTCGCTGAGTGAGGAAGTGATCCAACAACATTGGGATGTCCTCTTTGCGTTCGCGCAACGGCGGTATACTGAAAGGAATCCCGGAGAGCCTGTAGTACAGGTCACGCCGGAATTCACCCCGTTCAACCATCGCCTCAAGATCCTGGTTGGTCGCGGCAACCAGTTTGATATCCAGGCGAACAGGTTCAGTTGTACCGAGAGGTGTTACCTCTTTCTCCTCAATCACATTGAGCAGTTTGGTTTGCAACTGAAGCGGCATATCACCGATTTCGTCCAGCAACAGGACGCCACCGTTGGCCGCTACAAACAGGCCTGGCTTTTTGTTGTCGGCGCCGGTAAAAGCGCCGCGGTCATAGCCGAACAACTCGGATTCAAGCAGAGTGTGCGGTACCGAAGCGCAGTTTATGGCCACGTATGGTGTTCCCGGTCGAACCACATGGTGGTAATAGCGCGCCATGTGATCCTTACCGACACCGGTTTCTCCAGTCAACAGAAGGGTCAGATCGGCTCGTCCGATAGCGGCCAACTGTTCCTTGAATTGAATTATCGCGGCACAGTTGGTCGGGAAGTCTACATCGCTCTCGTCCGACCGACTGAGTCGATGACCGCTTGCCCCTTCATGGTAGTCGATGGCGCCTATCAGTTTTTCCACTTCCTGACGCTTGACCATCAGCTTCATTCCGGTGAAGAACTCCTCGGCCCTGAATAACAGGGTGAGTCGTCGCCGCACCGGATAGACTTCGGAGCAACCGGCCGCTATCAACACTTCGGCCAATTCGGCTCGTACTCCGGTAGCTTCAAGCATAGCGAGAGCTTCACCGAATAGAGCGGTTGCTTCATCAGTCCGACCATCAGCCTCGGCGATAATGGCAGCTACCTTTTTGAGGGCTCCAATCTCGACACGATCGTGCGCCGTTTCCATTGTAACGGTCGCTTTCGACAGGTACCGTCGAGCTGTGCGGTAGTTGCCTATCTTGACACATAGTTCGGCCAGATGACGCATGACCCGACCACCAAGACTGGTGCCCGGCGCGGTCCGCTCGGCGATCTCCAGCGCCTTTTCCAGCGTCTCGCGAGCTTCATCCAGACGGCCTAACCGATAGCGCAACTCACCCAGATAAGTGAGACAAATCGCTTCGTCACGAGGCCGGCTGAATTCCAGTGTGCCCGGTAAGGCTGCTTCGAGAGTTTCCTCAGCAATAGCATACTCACCCTTGAGCATCTGGACATAGCCGAGCGCAATATTGGCCCGGGTTACTTCGAGCCAGTCGCCCAACTCGCTTGATAGTTCAATGTTGAGATTGAGATGCTTTTGAGCCTCCTCAAAGTCGCCAATGAAAGTATGGATACGGCCAATGTTGCCTACCATGTAGGCCAGCTTGGCCCGATCACCTAAACGTTTGGCGATCTGAATAGCATCCATGAGGTTGCCCAGAGCATTCTGGTACTCATGCTGACTGTAGAAGTGTCCGGCCAGAAGGTTGAGAACCCTGGTCTGTCCTTCCAAGCAGTCGTTTCTACGAAAAATCGACTCTGCGTCGCGCAGGGCCTTTTCCGTTTCCTTCAATTCACCCATAGAACGTGTGATCTTCGCCAATGTAACGAAGATCTCAGCCAACAAAACAGAGTCGCCTTCTTCGGCGGTCTTGTTTTGGGCCATTCTGGCGGTCCGCAAAGCGGCGGGGTGGTTGTCGAGGGAAACGTAGGCCTTGGCGACATGGTGCAGGATAGAACCTGCCCATGTTCCGCCGGCGGTGTCAAAAGTATCACGATTCGTTTCGTAATACCGCACCGCGCCGGCGAAATCTCGCTTTGTTACCAATGACGCTAAGTAGTGCGCCATGGCATCGCGAAACTCAATGCCAACGGGTGTTTCCTTCGACATTATTGGTTGCCTCCAAAGTTGGTGTTGACGGGTTGGGTCGGTTCAATCTCCTGGATCCGCCCTTGGATGAAGTGGTCGGCTTCGGCATCGTTCTTGTCCTCGACGCCGCTAAAGCCCAGCCACTTGAACAGGATGTCGGTGATAATCATATCGGCCGGAATCCAGCCGCCGCCGATTGCGCCACCGGTACCACCGGGACCATCGTCGGGACCATTGTCGCCACCCCAGGTGTGGTCATCACCGGTTGAGGGACTGGCATAGCTCCACGGCGCCGAACGGGAGAAAGCCTCACCGCTAAGCGCGACCAGCAGCGTCAACACCAACGCTGACACAAAAATCGTGCGTTTCATCGCATCACTCCTTGGTATGAGTTATGGTAAAGATAACTATTCTTGTCACCTTCATGTATGGCGGGGTAGGCGGAATGAGGTTGGCTTGGTCCATAAGCCCATTATGCATCCCACCCTCACATAGAAGGTACGCCG contains the following coding sequences:
- a CDS encoding sigma 54-interacting transcriptional regulator — translated: MSKETPVGIEFRDAMAHYLASLVTKRDFAGAVRYYETNRDTFDTAGGTWAGSILHHVAKAYVSLDNHPAALRTARMAQNKTAEEGDSVLLAEIFVTLAKITRSMGELKETEKALRDAESIFRRNDCLEGQTRVLNLLAGHFYSQHEYQNALGNLMDAIQIAKRLGDRAKLAYMVGNIGRIHTFIGDFEEAQKHLNLNIELSSELGDWLEVTRANIALGYVQMLKGEYAIAEETLEAALPGTLEFSRPRDEAICLTYLGELRYRLGRLDEARETLEKALEIAERTAPGTSLGGRVMRHLAELCVKIGNYRTARRYLSKATVTMETAHDRVEIGALKKVAAIIAEADGRTDEATALFGEALAMLEATGVRAELAEVLIAAGCSEVYPVRRRLTLLFRAEEFFTGMKLMVKRQEVEKLIGAIDYHEGASGHRLSRSDESDVDFPTNCAAIIQFKEQLAAIGRADLTLLLTGETGVGKDHMARYYHHVVRPGTPYVAINCASVPHTLLESELFGYDRGAFTGADNKKPGLFVAANGGVLLLDEIGDMPLQLQTKLLNVIEEKEVTPLGTTEPVRLDIKLVAATNQDLEAMVERGEFRRDLYYRLSGIPFSIPPLRERKEDIPMLLDHFLTQRKLLAEGQKPPMELVRQFVAYDWPGNTRDLFNKVKRLEVMADLVADKDLVELSRTLFTTESASAGSSLFERVEQFERQLIVEALITAGGNKSEAARMLGIHEATVRTKLKRYDIVPQSGQAS
- a CDS encoding BMC domain-containing protein, yielding MAYNAIGLIEYSSIARGIGSADAMMKAAAVELVLSRTICSGKFINLIAGDVQAVQASIDAGEQHGNETVIDSFVIPNVHPDVFPAMSSSTDVSKLDALGIIESFSVASLIEGADAAAKAADVKLIEIKLAMALGGKAFVTLTGPIGAVRSAVEAGREVISRSGMLVNIEVIPSPRAELLKDIL
- a CDS encoding BMC domain-containing protein encodes the protein MSKYALGLIETRGLISTIEATDAAAKAAAVVVASVEYTGASMMIIRIEGELGAVQASVEAAAQAVERIGELVAVHVIPNPDDGLSPLIPTKVYNSQFRPGDDRPPLSYDSAPTPPSPTVPGGLSGRAPIAPPKSSAPSQVVDRTPGADPHDLENMTVVELRQVARGLKRLHLKGREVSKANKQQLIDAIRRVIDMD
- a CDS encoding ACT domain-containing protein — protein: MSLSDFEIGKIAEIVAGQSGTKLDAKALRQVIDRVVDQLNQQRGNPEVEGATCDTPAANENEQVTKRQEVASPPDLPPKAGSKTDPPYEEAPSSHSREGGSPSSPVGGPPRHSGPVGSQLPPPDEALVEAQGGLYQQIEKSDKTRVIIAAFGKDRPGVGAALTSVLAESNCSIEDISQTLLQDFFSMIMIVNIEGSTVDFSGLRERLQETETQLGMKVYVMHEDIFRYMHRI
- a CDS encoding 4Fe-4S dicluster domain-containing protein, encoding MHKIVEQVKQAGIVGAGGAGFPAHIKFDANVEIMLANGAECEPLLSKDKELMLRFPNEVKQGMELASEAVGASRTILGIKAKNSEAIGQFRRIFGDTGFEIFEMGDYYPAGDEYVLVFEATQRLIPYGGYPVDIGCVVSNVETLLNVANAASDIPVTEKFITIAGAVNRPITLKVPIGTSFSDLLRLAEGPSCEGDIALLDGGAMMGTLVTHLSSPVTKTSGGYIVLPVDHTLIRRRSQTIPEIKKIGQSACDQCTYCTEFCPRYLLGYEIEPHKVMRTLGFAGEKEDFWSKFALNCCECNLCSLYACPEDLDPKQACVRSKVNVQLKNLPYTPPDHDLKAHPMQADRKVSIKRLTRKLGLMPYDRPAEYVENGFQPEQVVIPLKQHFGYPAVPLVEVGENVTKGQKIGEIPEGTIGATVHASIDGRVTHIDDGIRIESN
- a CDS encoding EutN/CcmL family microcompartment protein, translating into MFIGRVVGSLWATRKTANTEGMKFLIIQPYNLDKAPNTDTVVAADILGAGEGELVMVAYGRAARLAVENDDSSIEAAVVGIIDEYEVKEQFYRGDLDPEKITFKKSVHEA